TAAAGCGTTTCGTACTATATTCAGCGATCTGTCGGCGACGGCGCTCTAGAGTAGCCGGGGAAAATCGAAGCCTAAGCGTGCAAGTTCGATCGACGACGATCTGATTACGTCTCTAACGGCCTCATAGTGTGTGCTCAACTCATAGCAGACTTTGACTCCTCGGGGATCCGATGCTAGtgaattagtaaaaaaaaactcagatcGGAATGGATCTTCCGGATCCCTAGAGATTTCGATTTCAAATTCTAAACAGAAAAATACATAAACAGAAGAAAAACTtacagtctctctctctccttgatgACGAGACAAGCAGCGATGtggaaatagagagagagagagagcgatgAGATTTCTCGAGAACCGTAATCTGATGGGAAGGGGtgggtagaagaagaagaagaagaagaagtgcaAGTATGGGTGATGTGCTCTAAACACCAAAAAAAGTATATGACGGCAATTTGTTGGAGATGGAGATGGTGAAAATTTGTTGCACCTGACGGCAATTACTAAACCAAATTTGGTACgaccaaaaacattttttttttttttgtaatattatagtCGGTAGAAAACAACAAATTTAAAGTGAGGTTTtgagaaaaaaccaaaaaattaagtGAGATTGCAATTTGGTAGATGCGGAGTTATATGACAAGAGTATTATGTGATTGTGAAatgaatgcttttttttttattaaagagggGGATTACACGCGTGATTGTGATTCGATTCCGATCATCAACACCCTTTTTAAGTGCTTTcccatttatttttctttaacacGAAGAAGAGATTTAAATGCGTATAATGCAAATATTCCGAAATATGTTAACGAAATAAAAGAGATGAGCAAATAGAAGTATTTAAAATTggcaaaaaaaataagaatacaattttatgtttttttatatgttttttatgaTCTTATTACATGTAGTAGGTGCATGTAGTATTATTAGTTGATAAAGCTCTGAAAATGTAGTGTCAAGTGTCTGAATtgggatttttgtttttaattaggaTTAAACCATCTtacatttcttttcttttttttttgctaaaaatgtAAATGTCATTAACAAGTTAATGAAAGTCTGGTTACAGAGTTTCAATCTCATCTGCTTCGAAAAACCTCTTACATTTATCAGCTTTTTAAGTTGTTTATCTCCCTTTCTAAATGTTTGTGTATTCATTGTTTTGTTATAGGTGTATAAAGCAATAAACTATTATTGATGTGCCTATTTTGTTTTCATCCCAAATAACAAATTAATGTAAAGCAATTGATGATTATCAACGTCTTTATTTCGTGTGTTTGGGTTTGTTGTGCATATTTATTTCATTAGCCAAGTATGTATCATAACATAAATGGCCACCAATTTTATTGAATTGGGAGCCCACAAGCTCAGAATCTCAGAGAGCCCACTAATTTAAAATAGAGGGCCCATACGCTCAGATACATGCATCGTCATTTAAAAAGAATAACAAATGCGGTTCAAAGTTTGAAAAGAATCTATCTAGCCTCCGATAATCACATGATCTGTGTGGTTTTTATAAGACTaaacaccaaaaataaataaacaagccATCACCTACCCACATTCTGACCTCGTGCGTGTCTTATATACAACTAACAAAGTAGACAAACCAAAGCAAAACACACAAAGCTCATCGAGAGAAGATTCAGACATTTCATAGCTTCTTTATTCCTTCCCAAAGGGGTACCCTGAGGTTCGAGTTTGATTCTGGTTTCATTTTCACTATGGATTTTAGCTTAGATCGATTCTTCTCATGGCTTCTTTAGATCGATCATTGACATGTTTGCTCTCTTCTGACTCTAAGTCTGAATCTAACCTTAGATCTTTATGGAGCTGGGTTTTCAGTTTTATGATTAGTAGATCTGTTGACAGCTTCATTTAAAAACTTGTACGAGCTTGTTATGAATTTAGATGGTGGTGAACTAGAACatcctgatgatgatgaattgaTGATCTCATATCCGGTTGTGTCTAATTGATAAATATCTCTAATGGGTTTAATCAAGATCTATTTTTCGCATCAAGCTTGAATTAAGACAATATGAGAGATTGGTTATAATTCTAAATAGGTGTGATGTTTGAACCTATTCTTTAGTTTCTGGAtgtttacatgtttttttttttgtatatatgttgAGATAAATGGTTTTACTTGCTTTTGATTATACAGATCACAAAGGATAACAAACAATGGGCAAGGGAGTTGCAGTCTTGAACAGCAGTGAGGGTGTTAAGGGGACTATCTTCTTCACCCAGGAAGGAGACGGTACTTTTTCTTATTGTGCCTTTTAAGATACTTGAAGCCATTCTTACTTTTTTATGAAATGATTGGATTCTTGTGTTAGGTGTGACCACTGTGACTGGAACAGTTTCTGGACTTAAACCTGGTCTACATGGTTTCCATGTCCATGCTCTTGGTGACACCACTAACGGTTGCATGTCCACCGGTACTATTCTTTTACCTCTGTAAAGAGACACCTTTCTGGATATTTTGTATGGAATTGATGGTGTTTGCCTGCATTGTTTTGGATTATTTGACTTTGCATTTTTGTTGTTCGAGGGGGTTATAATCATGTTTTGAATCCAGAACTCTAATGATCGTTAAAGTAATTGAAACCATTAATAATCCTTTTGTCAAATCTCGTATTCCAGGCCCACATTTCAACCCTGAAGGCAAACAACACGGTGCCCCTGAGGATGCCAATCGACATGCTGGAGATCTAGGAAACATCATTGTTGGAGATGATGGTATTTTTTTCTCTCAGCATTTGTATCTTTCTGATCTCAAGGTTCTGTGCATATTGTTTGCTATCCCCTTTTTTTTTGGCTATACCAGGAACTGCCACCTTCACAATCACTGACTGCCAGGTTCTCAGCTTTGTACCTAGTTTATGCTCTTTTTTCCTTTTACGGGACTGCTTTAGTGAACCAA
This genomic interval from Brassica napus cultivar Da-Ae chromosome A6, Da-Ae, whole genome shotgun sequence contains the following:
- the LOC106346305 gene encoding superoxide dismutase [Cu-Zn] 1 yields the protein MGKGVAVLNSSEGVKGTIFFTQEGDGVTTVTGTVSGLKPGLHGFHVHALGDTTNGCMSTGPHFNPEGKQHGAPEDANRHAGDLGNIIVGDDGTATFTITDCQIPLSGPNSIVGRAVVVHADPDDLGKGGHELSLATGNAGGRVACGIIGLQG